One Methylosinus sp. LW4 genomic region harbors:
- a CDS encoding invasion associated locus B family protein, whose product MIRPSFLPLLLAAGLGLTVAAPALAKEKPAAEDAAAEPKADKKKPAKSEAKKPETKKPDAAKKPADAKKTAEAKKPADAKKAAAADESEEPDAKPAKDKNGKPVKGGKDHAGKDSGGKDAKSAGKEKPAEKEKPGAKTPTAIGSYGDWNAMTAHGQGKDKTCYALAEPKDRQPAKLQRDKAYVFISTRPGEGVRNEVAIILGFAAKDGGAASADIDGDNFELVTKGSNAWVKNPAKEKEFVEALKSGTKLVVKAPSAKGNVTTDSYSLKGLSDALGRVQKECP is encoded by the coding sequence ATGATTCGCCCTTCTTTCCTTCCCCTCCTTCTCGCCGCCGGCCTCGGCCTCACTGTCGCGGCGCCGGCGCTCGCCAAAGAAAAGCCGGCGGCCGAGGATGCGGCCGCCGAACCCAAGGCCGATAAGAAGAAGCCCGCCAAATCGGAGGCGAAAAAGCCGGAGACGAAAAAGCCGGACGCCGCCAAAAAGCCCGCGGACGCGAAAAAGACCGCCGAGGCGAAGAAGCCCGCGGATGCGAAAAAGGCCGCCGCCGCGGACGAGTCCGAGGAGCCGGACGCCAAGCCCGCCAAGGACAAGAACGGCAAGCCTGTCAAAGGCGGCAAGGACCATGCCGGCAAGGACTCGGGCGGCAAGGACGCCAAGTCGGCGGGCAAGGAGAAGCCGGCCGAGAAAGAGAAGCCCGGCGCCAAGACGCCGACCGCCATCGGCTCCTATGGCGATTGGAACGCCATGACCGCGCATGGGCAGGGCAAGGACAAGACCTGCTATGCGCTCGCCGAGCCGAAAGATCGCCAGCCGGCGAAATTGCAGCGCGACAAGGCCTATGTCTTCATCTCGACGCGGCCCGGCGAAGGCGTGCGCAATGAGGTGGCGATCATCCTCGGCTTCGCGGCCAAGGATGGCGGCGCCGCCAGCGCCGACATCGACGGCGACAATTTCGAGCTCGTGACCAAAGGCTCCAACGCCTGGGTGAAGAATCCGGCGAAAGAGAAAGAATTCGTCGAGGCGTTGAAGAGCGGCACAAAGCTCGTCGTCAAGGCGCCCTCGGCCAAGGGCAATGTCACGACCGACAGCTATTCGCTGAAGGGCCTCTCGGACGCGCTCGGCCGCGTGCAAAAGGAATGCCCGTAG
- a CDS encoding methyltransferase, which yields MSQLSPEKILGLGFAFWNSKVLLTAVELGLFTVLAEGPADAETLRGRLGLHERSARDFFDALVALGMLERENGLYRNTAETDLFLDRAKPSYVGQILEMSNLRLFASWNRLTDALRTGAAQSENAADGDFFGALYADPQKLRGFLTAMSGISAGPAQAIAAKFPWKDYASFVDVGCAQGMVPVTVARAHPHLIGGGFDLPQVQPIYDDFVAQNGLSDRLRFYSGDFFKDALPKVDVIVMGHILHDWNLEEKRLLLAKAYEALPKGGALIVYEALIDDERKTNAFGLLMSLNMLIETPGGFDYTGADCQGWMREAGFSQTRVEHLLGPDSMVVGVK from the coding sequence ATGAGCCAGCTCTCCCCGGAAAAAATCCTCGGTCTCGGATTCGCCTTTTGGAATTCGAAAGTCCTGCTCACGGCGGTCGAACTCGGCCTGTTCACTGTCCTGGCGGAAGGCCCGGCCGACGCCGAAACGCTGCGCGGCCGGCTCGGCCTGCATGAGCGTTCGGCGCGCGATTTCTTCGATGCGCTGGTGGCGCTCGGAATGCTCGAGCGCGAGAACGGCCTCTATCGCAACACGGCGGAGACGGATCTCTTCCTCGATCGCGCCAAGCCGAGCTATGTCGGGCAGATATTGGAAATGTCCAATCTGCGCTTGTTCGCGAGCTGGAACCGCCTCACCGATGCGTTGCGCACCGGCGCCGCGCAGAGCGAGAACGCCGCCGACGGGGATTTTTTCGGCGCTCTCTACGCCGATCCGCAAAAGCTGCGCGGCTTCCTTACTGCGATGAGCGGCATAAGCGCCGGTCCGGCGCAGGCCATCGCCGCGAAATTCCCGTGGAAGGATTATGCGAGCTTCGTCGATGTCGGCTGCGCGCAGGGCATGGTTCCCGTCACGGTCGCGCGCGCGCATCCGCATCTTATCGGCGGCGGCTTCGATCTGCCGCAGGTGCAGCCGATCTACGACGATTTCGTCGCGCAGAACGGCCTATCGGATCGACTGCGCTTCTATTCGGGCGATTTCTTCAAAGATGCGCTGCCCAAGGTCGACGTCATCGTCATGGGGCATATTCTTCACGATTGGAATCTCGAGGAGAAGCGCCTGCTGCTCGCCAAGGCCTATGAGGCGCTGCCGAAGGGTGGGGCGCTCATCGTCTATGAGGCGCTGATCGACGACGAGCGCAAGACCAACGCCTTCGGACTGCTGATGAGCCTCAACATGCTGATCGAAACGCCCGGCGGCTTCGATTACACCGGCGCGGATTGCCAGGGCTGGATGCGTGAGGCCGGCTTCTCGCAGACGCGCGTCGAGCATTTGCTGGGGCCCGATTCGATGGTCGTCGGCGTGAAGTGA